One Vibrio penaeicida DNA segment encodes these proteins:
- a CDS encoding RNA recognition motif domain-containing protein: protein MKLLVRNLARSTSEQDIRVLFSSHGAVAECNLVLDQETGNSKGFAFVEMPNDDEAKAAINALNMTSVDKSKIRVKRSES from the coding sequence ATGAAACTTTTAGTTCGCAACCTCGCTCGCTCCACTTCTGAACAAGATATTCGAGTTCTATTTTCTTCTCATGGCGCTGTCGCGGAATGCAATCTTGTATTGGATCAAGAAACGGGAAACTCAAAGGGTTTTGCGTTTGTTGAGATGCCGAACGATGACGAAGCAAAAGCAGCAATCAATGCGCTAAATATGACAAGCGTTGATAAGAGTAAGATTCGCGTTAAGCGATCAGAAAGCTAG
- a CDS encoding ATP-binding protein, whose amino-acid sequence MPRLVLVRGLPGSGKSTYAKSLSIHHVEADMYFVNKHGTYQFNPHKLHQAHRWCQGQTEQLLKNGQDVVVSNTFVEHWEMAPYLEMATYFNVDVEVVVCTGNFTSIHDVPKSTIKKMKFKWQD is encoded by the coding sequence GTGCCTCGATTAGTTTTAGTTCGTGGTTTACCTGGTTCTGGGAAATCAACTTACGCAAAATCTTTATCTATCCACCATGTCGAAGCGGATATGTATTTTGTAAATAAGCACGGCACTTATCAATTTAACCCCCACAAACTCCATCAAGCCCACAGGTGGTGCCAAGGTCAAACTGAACAATTGCTAAAAAATGGGCAGGACGTTGTTGTTTCTAATACGTTTGTGGAGCACTGGGAAATGGCTCCGTACTTGGAAATGGCTACTTATTTCAATGTGGATGTCGAAGTGGTTGTCTGTACCGGAAACTTCACCTCAATACATGATGTGCCCAAAAGCACCATTAAAAAAATGAAATTCAAATGGCAGGATTAA
- a CDS encoding IS3 family transposase (programmed frameshift) has protein sequence MKKSRYTETQIVKILKEVEAGRLVKEVCREYGISDATYYNWKSKYGGMEASDVKRLKELEDENRRLKQMFAELSLDHKILKDIVGKKAVKPTIRREWVDYVNNCHCVSLRRACRLVGISDSVYRYRPDKHRDTPVIAALQEAVERYPAYGFGMLFKVLKRWGYRWNHKRVHRLYCELKLNKRRRGKKRLPTREPAPLCVPETFNQCWSMDFMSDSLMCGRRFRTFNVIDDFNREVLAIEIDLNLPAQRVVRVLERIVAWRGYPSQLRMDNGPEFISTALAEWAEQHDIQLEFIQPGKPTQNSFVERFNRTYRDEILNMYVFRTLKEVRELTENWVREYNDERPHSSLGDLTPWEYLAKLKLPEDSNLGCH, from the exons ATGAAAAAATCACGCTATACAGAAACGCAAATCGTCAAGATTCTGAAAGAAGTTGAGGCTGGCAGGTTGGTCAAAGAGGTCTGCCGAGAGTATGGCATATCAGATGCCACTTACTACAACTGGAAGTCCAAGTACGGCGGCATGGAAGCCTCAGACGTGAAGCGACTGAAGGAGCTTGAGGATGAAAACCGACGCCTGAAGCAAATGTTTGCTGAACTGAGCCTCGACCATAAAATCCTTAAGGATATCGTCG GAAAAAAAGCTGTAAAGCCCACGATTCGGCGAGAGTGGGTGGATTACGTCAATAATTGTCACTGTGTGAGTCTGCGTAGGGCTTGTCGTTTAGTCGGCATCAGTGACTCGGTCTATCGGTATCGACCAGATAAGCACCGAGATACCCCTGTGATTGCCGCCTTGCAAGAAGCCGTTGAACGTTATCCTGCATATGGTTTTGGCATGTTATTCAAAGTGCTTAAGCGATGGGGGTATCGCTGGAACCACAAACGAGTGCATCGACTCTACTGCGAACTGAAGTTGAATAAGCGCCGTCGTGGAAAGAAGCGGCTACCAACAAGAGAGCCTGCCCCTCTCTGTGTGCCAGAAACGTTCAATCAATGTTGGTCAATGGATTTCATGAGCGATTCACTGATGTGTGGTAGACGCTTCAGGACGTTCAATGTTATCGATGACTTTAACCGTGAAGTGCTGGCCATTGAAATTGACTTGAATCTTCCCGCTCAAAGAGTTGTTCGCGTGTTGGAACGCATCGTCGCCTGGCGAGGTTATCCGAGTCAGTTACGTATGGATAACGGTCCAGAGTTTATCTCAACGGCTTTAGCTGAATGGGCGGAACAACATGACATACAACTCGAATTCATACAGCCAGGCAAGCCCACACAAAACTCGTTTGTTGAAAGGTTCAACCGGACCTATCGAGATGAAATACTCAACATGTATGTGTTCAGAACGTTAAAAGAGGTACGTGAGCTAACAGAAAACTGGGTTCGAGAATACAACGATGAACGTCCCCACAGCTCGCTGGGTGACCTGACCCCTTGGGAATATCTTGCTAAGTTGAAATTGCCGGAAGACTCTAATTTAGGGTGTCACTAA
- a CDS encoding GGDEF domain-containing protein, translating into MIGNENTNTQAPAIVCFDIDNFKHINDNFGHDGGDKVLIDITKRLQRFCGTDSVYRIGGEEFVITLSHELVDYSGSVKTAIESIMRCISVNPILHNHEHIYTTVSGGVVTSQTYDALMWAELDENLYLAKNEGKSRIYKDKSLFCHFK; encoded by the coding sequence ATGATAGGCAATGAGAACACCAATACCCAGGCTCCCGCAATTGTTTGCTTTGATATCGATAATTTCAAACACATTAATGATAATTTTGGGCATGATGGAGGCGATAAAGTTTTGATTGATATCACTAAACGCCTACAACGGTTTTGCGGTACGGACTCGGTATACCGTATAGGTGGTGAAGAATTCGTGATTACGCTTTCACATGAGCTGGTTGATTATTCTGGCTCAGTGAAAACTGCGATCGAATCCATAATGCGTTGCATTTCTGTTAACCCGATTTTGCATAACCATGAGCATATATACACAACCGTGAGCGGCGGTGTCGTCACGTCACAAACTTATGATGCGCTAATGTGGGCAGAGCTGGATGAAAATCTTTATCTGGCGAAAAACGAAGGAAAGAGTCGTATTTATAAAGATAAGTCACTTTTCTGTCATTTTAAGTGA
- a CDS encoding SH3 domain-containing protein encodes MKKLLLLLVLLGLGGGGAYYYFVMMPQAMMAANTETTMVDKEPDPNGAIMDLENKENLATIELGEYYVSSSSLNVRREPGTNASISRVLDIGDKVEVLESNQGWARISEYHKYGDGEFAQWVSEQFLSSSVPENLAEVRSGRLEIAIKGSDNFLNHRDLFLSVSQLLINDGICTNTDFKEIGGWLKSVDYRPRDVYYTYCGGIEREHKIYLDAENGELLNVN; translated from the coding sequence ATGAAAAAACTGTTGTTGTTATTGGTTTTACTAGGCCTAGGTGGTGGTGGGGCATACTACTATTTTGTCATGATGCCTCAAGCCATGATGGCAGCAAACACAGAAACAACAATGGTTGATAAAGAACCCGATCCCAATGGCGCCATTATGGATCTTGAAAACAAAGAGAACCTGGCCACAATCGAACTTGGTGAATATTACGTTTCGTCGAGTAGCTTAAATGTTAGACGGGAACCAGGCACAAACGCGTCGATCTCTCGTGTTCTGGACATAGGCGATAAAGTGGAGGTGTTAGAGTCGAATCAAGGTTGGGCTCGAATTTCTGAATATCATAAGTATGGTGATGGTGAATTCGCTCAATGGGTTTCTGAACAATTTCTCTCTTCCTCTGTCCCAGAAAATCTAGCGGAAGTTCGCTCTGGTCGCTTGGAAATTGCGATTAAAGGGTCCGACAATTTTTTGAATCACCGAGATTTGTTTCTTTCAGTATCGCAACTTCTCATAAACGATGGAATATGCACGAATACCGATTTCAAAGAGATTGGTGGATGGCTAAAGTCGGTAGATTATCGCCCACGTGATGTGTATTACACCTATTGCGGTGGAATAGAAAGAGAGCACAAAATTTATCTAGATGCAGAAAATGGTGAACTGTTGAATGTTAACTAG
- a CDS encoding M20/M25/M40 family metallo-hydrolase, whose translation MPQVNQQRLVEHFMSLVKIDSESRNEKEMAETISEQLGQLGFEVRKQPVTEDISNGFNVYGKLKGTLDGSVLVSSHLDTVTPGNGIVPIEENGIIRSAGDTILGGDDKSGIAALFEAVRTLQENDLPHQTIEVAFTVHEEGGLHGSRQFELDCVESEYAIVLDSGGPIGTIITTAPGQQNLKVTIKGKPAHAGLAPEEGINAMVVASEAIANMTLSRIDFETTANIGVVSGGQATNIVMPEIYIEAEARSLDDVKLTTQVKHMEDTFKQAAEKHGASVNIESTRAYNAYKISDNDEHVSSIKASFELVGITAATKSTGGGSDANIFNSRGLKTVNLSTGMAKVHTTEEFIKVEDMVDITRFLVKHLSS comes from the coding sequence ATGCCACAAGTGAACCAACAAAGACTTGTCGAACATTTCATGTCATTAGTCAAAATCGATAGCGAATCTAGAAACGAAAAAGAAATGGCTGAAACAATTTCTGAACAACTCGGTCAATTGGGATTTGAAGTTAGAAAACAACCCGTTACCGAAGATATCTCTAACGGATTTAATGTGTATGGAAAATTAAAGGGAACACTCGATGGCAGTGTTCTTGTGAGTTCGCATTTAGATACTGTTACTCCTGGTAATGGAATTGTGCCTATCGAAGAGAATGGCATTATTCGAAGCGCGGGAGACACTATCTTAGGTGGGGATGATAAATCTGGAATCGCAGCATTATTTGAAGCGGTTCGAACACTTCAAGAAAATGACCTCCCCCATCAAACTATCGAAGTCGCTTTTACTGTTCACGAAGAAGGTGGACTTCATGGTTCAAGACAGTTCGAACTTGATTGTGTCGAGTCTGAGTATGCCATTGTATTGGATTCTGGTGGTCCCATTGGCACCATCATTACAACGGCACCTGGTCAGCAAAATTTAAAAGTAACCATTAAAGGAAAACCTGCACATGCTGGGCTAGCACCAGAAGAAGGGATTAATGCAATGGTGGTTGCTTCAGAAGCCATAGCCAACATGACATTATCTCGTATTGATTTTGAAACGACAGCAAACATCGGCGTGGTTTCTGGAGGTCAAGCAACCAACATTGTGATGCCTGAGATCTACATCGAGGCTGAAGCAAGATCACTCGATGATGTAAAGCTCACCACGCAAGTTAAGCACATGGAAGATACCTTTAAACAAGCGGCAGAAAAGCATGGTGCTTCAGTAAACATTGAGTCTACCCGCGCTTATAACGCATACAAAATAAGCGACAATGATGAACATGTCTCTTCTATTAAGGCGAGCTTTGAATTAGTTGGGATTACAGCAGCAACAAAATCTACTGGTGGTGGCAGCGATGCAAACATTTTTAACAGTAGAGGTTTAAAAACCGTAAACCTGTCGACTGGTATGGCAAAAGTTCACACTACTGAAGAATTTATTAAGGTCGAAGACATGGTTGATATCACGCGCTTTCTGGTAAAACACCTTTCGTCGTAA
- the hppD gene encoding 4-hydroxyphenylpyruvate dioxygenase: protein MNTSYNPLGTDGFEFVEYTAANEKGINDLKSLFSSLGFAEIAKHRSKEAWLYRQGDINFIVNGQPNSQAEKFAEEHGPSVCGMAFRVQDAAKALTHALENGGEKYVTEIGPMELSIPGIYGIGESILYFVDRYGTNEIYDVDFTFYEDADERLKVKDVGLNVIDHLTHNVHQGNMDVWSGFYERIGNFREIRYFDIEGKLTGLVSRAMTAPCGKIRIPINESSDDKSQIEEFLKEYNGEGIQHIALTTDDIYETVKTLRDRGMDFMPTPDTYYEKIDQRVEGHGEDVNRLKELQVLIDGAPLKDGILLQIFTQTVIGPVFFEIIQRKGNEGFGEGNFKALFESIEEDQIRRGVLQNA from the coding sequence GTGAATACTTCATACAACCCACTTGGCACCGACGGATTTGAATTTGTTGAATACACAGCAGCAAATGAAAAAGGCATTAACGATTTAAAATCTTTGTTTTCTTCACTTGGTTTTGCGGAAATAGCGAAACATCGCTCCAAAGAAGCATGGTTATATCGCCAAGGTGACATCAACTTTATCGTAAATGGCCAGCCTAACAGTCAAGCTGAAAAGTTTGCGGAAGAGCATGGACCATCGGTTTGTGGTATGGCCTTTAGAGTTCAGGATGCGGCGAAAGCACTTACTCACGCTCTAGAAAATGGCGGTGAAAAATATGTAACTGAAATCGGACCAATGGAACTAAGCATCCCAGGTATTTATGGTATTGGAGAAAGCATCTTATATTTTGTAGACCGTTATGGCACAAATGAAATTTATGATGTTGATTTTACCTTTTATGAAGATGCAGATGAGCGCTTAAAAGTGAAAGACGTCGGGCTCAACGTTATCGATCATCTGACCCATAATGTACATCAAGGCAATATGGATGTTTGGTCTGGTTTTTATGAGCGCATCGGAAATTTTAGAGAGATCCGTTATTTTGACATTGAAGGTAAGCTAACCGGGCTTGTTAGCCGTGCAATGACTGCGCCTTGTGGCAAAATTCGTATTCCAATCAATGAATCCTCTGATGACAAGTCGCAAATCGAAGAGTTTCTAAAAGAGTACAACGGCGAGGGGATTCAGCATATTGCTCTGACGACAGACGATATTTACGAAACCGTGAAGACTCTTCGTGATCGCGGTATGGATTTCATGCCTACGCCTGATACGTATTATGAAAAAATTGATCAACGCGTAGAAGGGCATGGAGAAGACGTGAATCGCCTTAAAGAACTGCAAGTTCTTATTGATGGTGCTCCTTTGAAAGATGGCATCCTCCTACAAATATTCACACAAACCGTTATTGGCCCAGTGTTCTTCGAAATCATTCAACGTAAAGGTAATGAAGGGTTTGGAGAAGGTAACTTTAAAGCGCTGTTTGAATCAATAGAAGAAGATCAAATCAGACGTGGTGTTCTTCAAAATGCCTAA
- a CDS encoding DNA ligase — protein MRKRILACVILAAVSGASAIAQRPAEPALLLANEYSSEINLDEYWVSEKLDGIRAVWDGTSLYTRKGTKIHAPAWFTEGLPSLKMEGELWAGRGKFHVVQQTVMDKTPFDTAWKNIQFMIFDLPHSAGDYAKRYYDIKNWVKTVDQHHIQYVEHISASNHSQLMKMLDRVDDNYGEGLMLRKVSKSYRAGRSDDLLKLKKHADAEATIIGYKPGEGKYHGMLGSYLVRCANGKEFYIGSGLKDSMRKQPLPIGATITYRFNGRTESGKPRFARFLRERVE, from the coding sequence ATGAGAAAAAGGATTTTAGCGTGTGTTATTTTGGCTGCAGTCTCGGGTGCATCGGCGATAGCACAAAGACCAGCAGAACCCGCTTTGTTACTTGCCAATGAGTATTCGTCGGAAATCAACCTAGATGAGTACTGGGTATCAGAAAAATTAGATGGTATTCGTGCTGTCTGGGATGGTACATCGCTTTACACTCGGAAAGGCACTAAGATTCACGCGCCTGCTTGGTTCACAGAAGGGCTCCCTTCTTTGAAAATGGAGGGCGAGTTATGGGCTGGAAGAGGGAAGTTCCATGTTGTTCAGCAAACGGTTATGGACAAAACCCCATTTGACACCGCCTGGAAAAACATCCAATTTATGATCTTCGATTTACCTCACTCTGCTGGCGACTATGCTAAGCGTTATTACGACATCAAAAATTGGGTAAAAACCGTCGATCAACACCACATTCAATATGTAGAGCATATTTCCGCCTCCAACCATTCTCAGCTGATGAAAATGCTCGATAGAGTCGATGACAATTATGGCGAAGGTTTAATGCTTCGAAAGGTGAGCAAAAGCTACCGAGCGGGGCGTTCAGACGATTTACTCAAGTTAAAAAAACACGCAGATGCGGAAGCAACAATCATTGGATACAAACCGGGAGAGGGAAAGTACCACGGAATGCTGGGCTCGTATTTGGTGCGTTGTGCCAACGGTAAAGAGTTTTACATTGGAAGTGGGCTAAAAGATTCAATGAGAAAACAACCACTGCCCATTGGTGCGACGATTACTTACCGCTTCAACGGACGTACTGAATCTGGAAAACCGCGATTCGCTCGCTTCCTGCGTGAAAGAGTAGAGTAA
- a CDS encoding GGDEF domain-containing protein: MPYSEYAVIFDSELNILGKNEQLERSGLLSPTPGTIADSKLKITWLLSGQDIHPTHLPVESFLQDGRVMVESPEGTSEGRIDVIQVGKNTLWQVRFAQIGDQSNYQESSDVFKFRTMLEGSRAGTWEWNVQTGEVIFNERWAQIIGYELEELMPISIDTWIAHCNEDDLVKSEKVLMRHFSGELPYYECEVRMTHKNGREIWVRDFGKLMTRNEHGDPEWVVGTHIDITTSKTMTQNLASMNTELDAMIDVSPNVIYRCQDDPLKNIEFISKDVEEMTGYKKSEIVNSKGFWGKQLPLSVCKTESDLFVGWQKSNRGEILKRQYRFRHKDGHDIWLLDSIRKFKSPVLKTKGYIGSLSDITSQKELEIQLQSSQHRLKTAHQIGRLGHWECNLDTGDVYWSDMVYTILGYERGQVHPSLSFFKSLIAEEHQRRVNESEKAAQISGKYNVQHMIKHSSGTFIWVHEMADFQIGTNTLIGTIRDITEQKILELQLREQAITDPLTGAYNRRFYIERLDAEFERFCRSGRSFCLMMIDFDEFKEVNDNFGHLFGDEVLRQIVSIIKSRLRHNDVLARVGGEEFSVILPDTNIIGAVQLAEDIRKKVSTTVIHHEGDETSITITIGLVEAIENRDSIDTLMLRADDLLYKGKMSGRDRVYSQ; the protein is encoded by the coding sequence ATGCCGTACAGTGAATACGCCGTTATTTTCGACAGCGAGCTGAACATCTTAGGGAAAAATGAGCAATTGGAGCGAAGTGGGCTGTTAAGCCCAACTCCAGGAACCATTGCCGATTCCAAACTTAAAATTACATGGCTTCTATCTGGCCAAGACATTCACCCAACTCACCTACCAGTAGAGAGCTTTCTTCAGGATGGACGAGTCATGGTTGAAAGTCCAGAAGGGACAAGCGAAGGTAGAATTGACGTTATTCAAGTAGGGAAAAACACCTTGTGGCAGGTAAGGTTTGCTCAAATAGGTGATCAGTCCAACTATCAGGAATCGTCTGACGTATTTAAGTTTCGAACCATGCTTGAGGGTTCTCGAGCTGGAACATGGGAGTGGAACGTACAAACTGGAGAGGTCATCTTTAACGAAAGATGGGCACAGATTATTGGGTATGAATTAGAAGAATTAATGCCCATCAGTATTGATACGTGGATAGCGCATTGCAATGAAGATGACTTAGTTAAATCCGAGAAAGTCCTTATGCGTCACTTTTCCGGTGAACTTCCTTATTATGAATGTGAAGTTCGTATGACCCACAAAAATGGTCGAGAGATCTGGGTTAGAGATTTCGGAAAGTTAATGACGCGTAATGAACATGGAGATCCAGAATGGGTGGTTGGTACGCATATTGATATCACGACGAGTAAAACGATGACCCAAAATCTAGCCTCTATGAACACCGAACTTGACGCCATGATAGACGTCAGCCCCAATGTTATTTATCGATGCCAAGACGACCCGTTAAAGAACATTGAATTTATATCCAAAGACGTAGAAGAAATGACTGGGTATAAAAAATCTGAAATCGTGAATTCAAAAGGGTTTTGGGGAAAACAACTCCCTTTAAGTGTGTGCAAAACAGAAAGTGACCTTTTTGTTGGATGGCAAAAATCGAATAGAGGGGAGATTCTCAAACGTCAGTATCGATTTCGGCACAAAGATGGGCATGACATTTGGCTATTGGATTCCATTAGAAAGTTCAAAAGCCCAGTACTTAAAACAAAGGGTTATATTGGATCCCTTTCTGATATCACGTCGCAGAAAGAACTTGAGATCCAATTACAAAGTAGCCAACACAGGCTTAAAACCGCGCATCAAATTGGTAGGTTAGGGCATTGGGAATGCAACTTAGATACGGGTGACGTTTATTGGTCGGACATGGTTTACACCATTCTCGGTTATGAACGAGGTCAAGTGCACCCAAGCCTTTCTTTTTTCAAAAGTTTGATCGCAGAAGAACATCAGCGTCGTGTCAATGAGAGTGAAAAGGCCGCTCAGATAAGCGGTAAGTACAATGTTCAGCACATGATCAAACACTCCAGTGGAACCTTCATTTGGGTTCATGAAATGGCCGATTTTCAAATAGGAACCAATACGTTAATTGGGACCATCCGTGATATTACCGAACAGAAAATCCTAGAGCTTCAGCTTCGCGAACAAGCCATAACTGACCCATTAACCGGAGCTTATAACCGTCGCTTTTACATTGAGAGGCTAGATGCGGAGTTTGAGCGGTTTTGTCGGAGTGGGCGTTCATTTTGCCTGATGATGATCGATTTTGATGAATTCAAGGAAGTGAATGACAATTTCGGTCATTTGTTTGGGGATGAAGTGCTAAGACAAATTGTATCCATTATTAAAAGCCGACTTCGTCACAATGATGTACTCGCTCGAGTAGGGGGAGAAGAATTCAGTGTCATCTTACCTGATACCAATATCATTGGCGCTGTCCAACTGGCGGAGGATATTAGGAAAAAAGTAAGTACCACCGTGATTCACCATGAAGGGGATGAAACCTCAATTACGATTACCATCGGTTTAGTTGAAGCTATTGAAAACAGAGACTCTATAGATACGCTCATGCTTCGTGCCGATGATTTACTCTATAAAGGAAAGATGTCGGGTCGTGACCGCGTGTACTCACAATAA
- a CDS encoding GGDEF domain-containing phosphodiesterase, whose amino-acid sequence MPTLLISLFFTICTLSVFSQFNLEHQNVVHKKAGFGSLATEQAFPSTHDRWERKGQCTPSSVESCWFRLDILKYEQDLYSIYLVNKTLSQGTIYYLSKNTMVEQHEFDNMRSISLDKHFVYDQIYLKAPEGQFSIFNALMIKNDNLFDQLIARDTFVVALMTAFAVLCLFYARFKWYESKLSSVACLIYMMAFTTFCFYGFGFLPLSHINEIGISNSHWLYNDLLYSCYIISIFSFHLTIYCKETGKIGVKHATVIGSVIATQIAVLNIFQASELNLFINMLAGVLVFYHLISHKDTRYKPFIISMYAVCFSISLLIAIATYRNTDVTNYLFLIQTMYYLFHVLIIVLCIYELADMRVVNFNDYSARKGGKNIDPLTGLMDAKILESKGHLPSRKFIYFIGIKNIDTINRRQGRAFGNHVLIKLSRELKQIALMNAGNLYRVKSSSFLLITDTSSSKKLIRLFNDNLNCPIETKVDICFGRYEAKPADSYKDCLFKVQFCCKNACDSNVLYKDWNEEDHFMIYCLPERKKDAIALIQSPSLKCYAQHIFPIKEHSNRQKYETLCRLHYGTHCPRVVPAPQLLKVVRFHGIESVLDTAMLMKAADVLTQFKEIELSVNITPSSLLKTDILTYLYSLPHDVRTRLCLELTEQAFYSMDDDFSSALQNLRKTGVKIALDDFGSGFSSYATLSKEVFDFIKIDGSLVQNVEQSKFKQKMIQSIVELAELNGSQIVAEFIETETERSILKRLGVQFGQGYLIHKPQPIEFALENGEYADESA is encoded by the coding sequence ATGCCTACTCTTTTGATCTCGTTATTTTTTACAATATGTACGCTATCTGTATTTTCTCAATTTAACCTTGAACATCAGAATGTTGTGCATAAGAAGGCTGGATTTGGAAGTTTAGCAACTGAGCAAGCATTTCCAAGTACCCATGACCGATGGGAACGAAAAGGTCAATGTACGCCTAGCAGTGTTGAAAGTTGTTGGTTTCGTCTAGATATTTTGAAGTACGAGCAAGATCTTTATTCTATATACCTTGTAAACAAAACACTTTCTCAAGGCACCATTTATTATTTATCTAAAAATACAATGGTTGAGCAGCATGAGTTCGACAATATGCGTTCAATCAGTTTGGATAAGCACTTTGTTTATGACCAAATATATCTAAAAGCGCCTGAAGGTCAGTTCAGCATTTTCAACGCGCTGATGATTAAAAACGATAACTTGTTTGATCAATTGATAGCCAGAGACACTTTCGTTGTTGCCCTTATGACGGCATTTGCCGTTCTCTGCCTTTTTTACGCACGATTTAAATGGTATGAAAGCAAGTTGTCGTCGGTTGCTTGCCTTATCTATATGATGGCATTCACCACCTTTTGCTTTTATGGTTTTGGCTTTTTGCCGTTAAGCCATATCAATGAGATTGGGATCTCGAACAGTCATTGGCTTTACAACGACTTACTCTACTCCTGCTACATCATTTCAATTTTTTCATTTCATTTAACCATTTATTGCAAAGAAACAGGAAAAATTGGCGTAAAGCATGCCACGGTTATTGGCTCCGTTATCGCAACACAGATTGCGGTACTGAACATTTTCCAAGCGAGTGAACTCAATTTGTTCATTAACATGTTGGCTGGTGTTTTAGTTTTCTACCATCTGATTTCACACAAAGATACGCGCTACAAACCCTTCATTATTAGTATGTACGCTGTTTGCTTTAGCATTTCACTTCTGATCGCAATCGCAACCTATCGTAATACCGACGTTACGAATTATTTGTTTCTCATTCAGACAATGTATTACCTGTTTCATGTCCTGATAATCGTGCTTTGTATATACGAGTTGGCTGATATGCGTGTTGTTAACTTCAATGATTATTCAGCACGTAAAGGGGGTAAAAACATAGATCCTCTAACTGGTCTAATGGATGCAAAAATTCTTGAAAGTAAGGGACACCTACCCTCAAGAAAATTCATATACTTTATCGGCATAAAAAACATCGACACAATCAACCGTCGTCAAGGACGAGCGTTTGGTAATCATGTTTTAATCAAGTTATCACGTGAGCTAAAGCAGATCGCGTTAATGAATGCGGGGAATTTATATAGAGTAAAGTCTTCAAGCTTTCTACTGATAACAGACACTTCATCATCTAAAAAACTTATACGCCTGTTTAACGATAATCTAAATTGCCCGATAGAAACAAAGGTGGACATTTGTTTTGGGCGTTATGAGGCAAAACCCGCTGATTCTTATAAAGACTGCTTATTCAAAGTACAATTTTGTTGTAAAAATGCATGTGATTCCAATGTGCTATATAAAGATTGGAACGAAGAAGATCATTTTATGATCTACTGTTTACCTGAACGGAAAAAAGACGCAATAGCCCTTATCCAATCACCTAGCCTTAAATGTTACGCGCAACACATCTTCCCAATAAAAGAACATAGCAATAGACAAAAATACGAAACCTTGTGTCGACTTCACTACGGCACCCACTGTCCACGCGTTGTACCTGCACCCCAATTGTTGAAGGTGGTGCGTTTTCACGGCATTGAATCGGTTTTAGATACAGCGATGCTAATGAAAGCGGCTGACGTTCTCACTCAATTTAAAGAGATCGAATTGTCCGTCAACATCACGCCTAGCTCTCTTCTGAAAACCGATATCCTTACATACTTATACTCCCTACCCCATGACGTGCGAACAAGGTTGTGCTTAGAGCTGACGGAGCAAGCATTCTATTCCATGGATGACGACTTCTCTTCAGCGTTACAAAACCTCAGAAAAACAGGGGTAAAGATAGCGTTGGATGATTTCGGTTCGGGGTTTTCCAGCTACGCCACGCTTTCAAAAGAGGTTTTTGATTTCATTAAGATTGATGGCTCATTAGTCCAAAACGTTGAGCAGTCTAAGTTTAAACAAAAAATGATCCAATCCATTGTTGAATTGGCCGAGCTTAACGGTTCTCAAATTGTGGCTGAATTTATCGAAACGGAGACAGAGCGTTCCATTCTAAAACGATTGGGGGTGCAGTTCGGACAGGGATACCTGATTCATAAGCCTCAGCCTATTGAATTTGCGTTAGAAAACGGAGAATACGCCGATGAGTCAGCATAA